Proteins from a single region of Bos javanicus breed banteng chromosome 7, ARS-OSU_banteng_1.0, whole genome shotgun sequence:
- the LOC133251792 gene encoding olfactory receptor 10T2-like, with protein MIGDWRINSPVPSLPLKDLQVPEKQQENATWLVTEFLLVGFSNLPDLRTTLFALFFLTYLVTLSGNVTIITVIHADRTLHTPMYRFLAALSLSETCYTLVTIPNMLARLWMENQAISISGCRAQMFFFLGLGCSHCFLLTLMGYDRYVAICHPLRYSVIMRPTVCLCLGALVFCSGFSVASIETSLIFSSRFCRSNQVEHFFCDIAPVLKLSCAESASKALAIFFLSILVVLISFLLILLSYAFIVAALLRIPSAAGRSKAFSTCAAHLTVVIVHFGCASIIYLRPESGGNPDQDRLVAVFYTVVTPLLNPVVYTLRNKEVRVALRRILARSHVILK; from the exons ATGATTGGGGATTGGCGGATAAACAGCCCAGTTCCCTCACTACCCCTCAAGGACCTCCAG GTTCCTGAGAAGCAGCAGGAAAATGCCACCTGGCTGGTGACAGAGTTTTTGCTGGTGGGTTTCTCCAACCTCCCAGACCTGAGGACCACCCTCTTTGCACTGTTCTTCCTCACATACCTGGTTACCCTCAGCGGCAACGTCACCATCATCACCGTCATCCATGCGGACCGGACCCTGCACACGCCCATGTACCGCTTCCTGGCGGCGCTGTCCCTCTCCGAGACCTGCTACACGCTGGTCACCATCCCCAACATGCTGGCTCGTCTGTGGATGGAGAACCAGGccatctccatctctggctgTCGGGCTCAGATGTTCTTCTTCCTGGGCCTGGGATGCAGTCACTGCTTCCTCCTCACTCTGATGGGTTAtgaccgctacgtggccatctgccaccctcTGCGCTACTCGGTGATCATGAGACCCACAGTTTGCCTCTGTCTGGGAGCCCTGGTTTTCTGCTCCGGCTTCTCGGTGGCCTCCATCGAGACGAGCCTCATCTTCTCCTCGCGCTTCTGCCGCAGCAACCAGGTGGAGCACTTCTTCTGCGACATCGCCCCCGTCCTGAAGCTCAGTTGCGCGGAAAGTGCCAGCAAAGCGCTGGCCATCTTCTTCCTGAGTATCCTCGTGGTACTAATCTCCTTCCTCCTTATCCTTCTCTCCTACGCCTTCATCGTGGCCGCCCTCCTGAGGATCCCCTCGGCCGCTGGCCGGagcaaagccttctccacctgcgcTGCCCACCTCACCGTGGTCATCGTGCATTTTGGCTGCGCCTCCATCATCTACCTGAGGCCCGAGTCCGGAGGGAACCCAGACCAGGACCGCCTGGTGGCTGTGTTCTACACGGTGGTGACGCCGCTGCTGAACCCGGTGGTGTACACTTTGCGCAATAAGGAGGTGAGGGTGGCTCTGAGGAGGATCCTGGCCCGAAGCCacgtaattttaaaataa